A genomic window from Elaeis guineensis isolate ETL-2024a chromosome 3, EG11, whole genome shotgun sequence includes:
- the LOC105041446 gene encoding LOW QUALITY PROTEIN: receptor kinase-like protein Xa21 (The sequence of the model RefSeq protein was modified relative to this genomic sequence to represent the inferred CDS: inserted 7 bases in 6 codons): MNLSFIHSILRALWLMHAILHLPSHATSLSSRSPTSTTTILEGSKSAADRLALLSFKSMISNDPFQALASWNDSLHICHWRGVTCGRRHPERVTALRLDSLNLLGXMSPFLANLTFLQRLHLPNNRLHGXIPPELGNLSRLRYLNLSRNSLEGGIPPALSHCSRLQVLALGNNMLRREIPSNLSQCRELKVLNLRHNFLTGSIPDELGSLSKLTYLDLRLNNLTGSIPPSLGNLSSLIDFDVSTNSLSGIIPSSLGQLSFLVYLLLQNNNLVGSIPSPLGKLSSLQILGLRHNNLDGDISPAIGNLSSLFDLDASANNLTGRIPPSLGNLSSVFEMDLSLNSLSGEIPPSLGLLPSLAHFYLTENTLSGGIPPSFGSLHSLTLTDIGLSHNKLLGEVPSTIYNLSNLAYLGVADNELIGTLPPDLGRSLPKLQALFMYSNQFHGPIPVSLANASGLQNIELSGNRFTGTIPTSLGALPGLYWLGLDSNQLEAQDADDWSFLNSLTNCSNLQLLQLNENRLRGTLPGSIANLSTTLQWLRLGGNQISGSIPPDIGKFFNLSFLDLGQNLLAGSVPDSIGKLRSLQALDLSNNNYLSGRIPTSICNMTHLSELYLGSNSLTGSIPATXGNCQALEFLDLSYNELTGGIPKEVVSLSSLSRYLGLSHNSLVGPLPSEIGSLKNLHELHLSEDVLTGEIPGSIGECQVLEILYMEGNHLQGIIPQSMSNLKGIQELDLSRNNLSGGVPQFLEELKFLQYLNLSFNNFEGEVPTKGVFEXSECLFGVGNDRLCGGDPKLGLKKCXTQSNKRKNGSLPIKVIIPVAAALLCLICLVIIRYRLCNSRKEVPSTALVEEQLIKVSYSDLLKATDGFSLANLIGAGSYGSVYKGILDFDEEKIVAVKVLNLQQKGASRSFMAECNALRIIRHRNLVKVITCCSSVDYKGDDFKALVFEFMPNGSLEKWLHPQASDQSRETNLSLIQRLNIAIDVASAVDYLHHHGPTPIVHCDLKPSNVLLDEDMTAHVGDFGLARFLTKTVSKSSQNPSSSIGMKGTIGYVAPEYGVANQVSTEGDVYSFGILLLEMFTGKRPADETLNEGTSLCKFVEMAFPERVIDITDPRLLLEERDGGVDDKIQNTGEARRRTQEFLVSMLRIGLLCSKESPKERMQMGDVIKELLKARDALTGAGIHGXRRNRNSSKGEGPSAVDDNEWV; the protein is encoded by the exons AAACCTACTGG CCATGTCACCCTTCTTAGCCAATCTCACCTTCCTCCAGAGGCTCCATCTCCCCAACAACCGCCTCCATG CCATCCCACCGGAGCTTGGCAATCTATCCCGCCTACGCTATCTCAATTTAAGCAGAAACTCCCTCGAAGGCGGAATTCCACCCGCTCTATCTCACTGCTCTCGTCTCCAAGTACTCGCTCTAGGGAACAACATGCTTCGACGGGAGATTCCGTCCAATCTAAGCCAATGTCGAGAACTCAAAGTCCTGAACCTACGCCACAACTTTCTTACAGGaagcatcccagatgagcttgGCTCCCTCTCGAAGCTCACCTACCTTGACCTCCGCCTCAACAACCTCACAGGCAGCATCCCTCCTTCCTTGGGGAACCTCTCCTCTCTTATCGACTTCGACGTCAGCACCAACTCCCTTTCAGGTATCATCCCCTCCTCCTTGGGTCAGCTCTCATTCCTTGTTTATCTTCTTCTACAAAATAACAACCTCGTGGGCAGCATTCCTTCTCCTCTTGGAAAGCTCTCCTCTCTTCAAATCCTAGGCCTAAGACATAACAACCTAGATGGAGACATCTCACCTGCAATAGGGAACCTCTCCTCTCTTTTCGATCTGGACGCATCGGCCAACAATCTTACTGGAAGGATCCCACCCTCATTAGGTAACCTCTCCTCCGTCTTCGAGATGGACCTTAGCCTCAACAGCCTCTCAGGAGAAATCCCTCCTTCCCTTGGGCTCCTGCCTTCCCTCGCCCATTTCTATCTGACAGAAAACACACTATCTGGAGGTATCCCACCGTCATTCGGTTCCCTCCATTCTCTCACTCTGACTGATATCGGGCTATCGCATAACAAGTTGTTGGGCGAGGTTCCTTCCACCATCTACAACCTCTCGAACCTCGCGTACCTTGGTGTCGCTGATAATGAGCTCATCGGCACTCTTCCTCCCGACTTGGGCCGCTCTCTTCCAAAACTCCAGGCACTCTTCATGTACTCCAACCAGTTTCACGGGCCCATCCCCGTGTCACTCGCCAATGCATCAGGCCTCCAAAACATCGAGCTCTCAGGAAATAGGTTCACTGGAACAATCCCCACAAGCCTAGGTGCCTTGCCAGGGCTGTACTGGTTAGGTCTGGACAGTAATCAACTAGAAGCCCAAGATGCCGATGACTGGAGCTTCCTCAATTCCTTGACGAATTGCAGCAACCTACAACTATTGCAACTTAATGAGAACAGGCTCCGAGGCACGCTGCCCGGCTCCATAGCGAATCTCTCCACCACCCTTCAGTGGCTGCGCCTGGGAGGGAACCAAATATCAGGTAGCATTCCTCCTGATATCGGGAAATTCTTCAACCTGAGTTTCCTTGACCTGGGCCAGAATCTCCTTGCCGGTAGTGTTCCTGATTCCATTGGAAAACTCCGGAGCTTACAAGCACTTGACCTGTCAAATAACAACTACTTGTCAGGTCGTATTCCGACCTCTATCTGCAACATGACTCACCTGAGTGAACTTTATTTAGGATCCAATTCATTGACAGGTAGCATCCCTGCGA CTGGTAACTGTCAAGCTTTGGAATTTCTTGATCTTTCATACAATGAGCTTACAGGTGGCATACCCAAAGAGGTTGTTAGCCTTTCCTCGCTCTCCAGGTACCTTGGCTTGTCGCATAATTCGCTCGTCGGGCCCCTGCCTTCCGAAATTGGTAGCTTGAAAAATCTCCATGAGTTGCACTTATCTGAAGACGTTTTAACTGGTGAGATTCCTGGAAGCATTGGAGAATGCCAAGTCTTGGAGATCCTGTATATGGAAGGTAACCACTTGCAAGGGATCATTCCCCAATCCATGAGCAATTTGAAAGGGATTCAAGAGTTGGATCTTTCACGCAACAACTTGTCGGGTGGTGTCCCACAGTTTCTAGAGGAGTTAAAATTTCTGCAATACCTGAATCTCTCTTTTAACAATTTTGAAGGTGAGGTGCCAACTAAAGGAGTTTTCGA ATCTGAGTGCCTTTTCGGTGTTGGTAATGACCGGCTTTGTGGTGGTGACCCAAAATTGGGCTTGAAAAAAT TCACGCAAAGCAACAAGAGAAAAAACGGATCGttgccaatcaaagtgatcattccAGTTGCTGCCGCACTTCTGTGTTTAATATGTTTGGTAATCATTCGTTATAGGTTATGTAATTCAAGAAAGGAGGTTCCATCAACAGCCTTGGTAGAAGAACAACTCATAAAAGTCTCTTACTCTGACCTTCTTAAAGCAACAGATGGGTTCTCGCTGGCAAATCTGATTGGTGCTGGAAGCTACGGCTCCGTGTATAAAGGAATTTTGGATTTTGATGAAGAGAAAATTGTGGCTGTGAAGGTACTCAACCTTCAACAGAAAGGGGCTTCCAGGAGTTTTATGGCTGAATGTAATGCTTTAAGAATTATCCGTCATCGAAATCTCGTCAAGGTAATAACATGCTGTTCCAGTGTGGATTACAAAGGGGATGATTTCAAAGCTCTAGTCTTTGAGTTCATGCCTAATGGGAGTCTGGAGAAGTGGTTGCATCCACAAGCAAGTGATCAAAGTCGAGAGACAAATCTGAGTCTCATCCAGAGGCTGAACATAGCCATAGACGTTGCCTCTGCAGTGGATTATCTTCATCACCATGGCCCAACCCCAATTGTTCACTGTGATCTCAAGCCGAGCAATGTTCTTCTCGACGAAGATATGACTGCTCACGTGGGTGACTTTGGGCTGGCAAGGTTTCTTACCAAAACGGTGAGCAAGTCATCTCAGAATCCATCCTCATCAATTGGAATGAAGGGGACAATTGGGTATGTTGCTCCAG AATATGGGGTGGCCAACCAAGTGTCTACCGAAGGGGATGTGTACAGCTTTGGGATACTTCTGTTAGAGATGTTTACAGGGAAGAGACCGGCCGATGAGACATTGAATGAAGGCACAAGCCTTTGTAAGTTTGTTGAGATGGCCTTTCCCGAAAGAGTCATTGATATCACAGATCCACGCCTACTCCTagaagagagagatggaggagTCGATGATAAAATTCAAAATACAGGTGAAGCAAGACGAAGAACACAAGAGTTCTTGGTTTCCATGCTTAGGATTGGCCTCTTATGCTCGAAGGAATCACCAAAGGAGCGAATGCAGATGGGAGACGTGATCAAGGAATTGCTCAAGGCTAGGGATGCATTAACAGGAGCTGGAATTCATG AAAGGAGAAACAGAAACAGTTCTAAAGGAGAAGGTCCATCCGCAGTTGATGACAATGAGTGGGTGTGA